One window of the Bombus affinis isolate iyBomAffi1 chromosome 10, iyBomAffi1.2, whole genome shotgun sequence genome contains the following:
- the LOC126920895 gene encoding collagen alpha-5(IV) chain-like isoform X26, which translates to MLGRVRAAFFSLVIATSLLQYTQQQGSRQSREVILNISDEQKIQYLNQDFYSNAYNYGYEVSPNGQFHHEVRGPDDITYGCYGYIDPFGKLKTTFYISDGWGYRVVQPGNSVELFLHEHEHHHEDDTGQHHQEHDDHHDHHGVITEWANLYFPEICRQFDGTGSGSNVIPIPGYPGMPEKPSQPGYPGKPGTPGIPGTPGTPGQPGYPGTPPQPGYPGTPGTPGTPGTPGQPGYPGTPPQPGYPGKPGTPGTPGTPGTPGQPGYPGTPPQPGYPGKPGTPGTPGTPGTPGQPGYPGTPPQPGYPGKPGTPGTPGTPGTPGQPGYPGTPPQPGYPGKPGTPGTPGTPGTPGQPGYPGTPPQPGYPGTPGIPGTPGTPGYPGTPPQPGYPGKPGTPGTPGTPGTPGSPGQPGYPEKPPQPGYPGKPGAPGTPGTPGTPGKPGYPGKPPQPGYPGKPGTPGTPGTPGTPGQPGYPGTPPQPGYPGTPGIPGTPGTPGTPPQPGYPGTPPQPGYPGTPGTPGTPGTPGTPPQPGYPGKPGTPGTPGTPGTPGQPGYPGTPPQPGYPGTPGTPGTPGTPGTPGQPGYPGTPPQHGYPGTPGTPGTPGTPGKPPQPGYPGKPGTPGTPGTPGTPGQPGYPGTPPQPGYPGTPGTPGTPGTPGTPPQPGYPGKPGTPGTPGQPGYPGTPSQPGYPGTPGTPGYPGKPGTPGTPDTPGTPGQPGFPGIPPQPGYPGTPGIPGGPAHPGYPGTPGIPGKPGKPGKPGKPGKPGKPGVPAIPEQPPYPGSSETPETPGIPYPPPYPPSPEYPVSPGSPGAPGLPGIPGIPGKPGRPGKPGKPAKPSKPGHPSHPGYPGSPGSPGSPGHPGSPGTPGHPGTPGTPGTPGIPGTPPIPPRPGYPGIPGTPGIPGTPGTPPIPPQPGYPGIPGTPGIPGTPGTPPIPPQPGYPGIPGTPGIPGTPGTPPIPPQPGYPGIPGTPGIPGTPGTPPIPPQPGYPGIPGTPGIPGTPGTPPIPPQPGYPGIPGTPGIPGTPGTPPIPPQPGYPGIPGTPGIPGTPGTPPIPPQPGYPGIPGTPGIPGTPGTPPIPPQPGYPGTPGTPGTPGIPGIPGKPGKPGKPGRPGKPGVPPVPPQPGYPGTPPYPEIPGKPGKPGHHGHPGSSTPDQPPYPPYPGYPPGHEGPIGGVGPDGPNGPWPNGPDGPQGPSGPGGPGGPGGPGGPEGGIGGVGGIGGDGPPGPDGPWPTGSPGPDGPWPGDPDYVPGAHPTIRPHYEGPIKIQYPIKYYEPTTPTSYVYPLYGQKQVERLTSNSKFELKYFNNETSKEGYEKNVESTTFTYPSKISGPIGVKDTYIDSQFGNRSQRPGYQTGQVNQNADEINSLLQTQRKELRKYTEQEDQSNYEDLKKIVSQIPQTVYDEVGPTTSEKYSSRERLQQSSRENRKYPQQVTKLSEPVIRIETSPEENTAALIKQVNQLSEKSSEPNFEFAAIGVQPPNPINIKPYEQSVGPDPETCPCYLVEPGNDTVTTTSTTSIPLIGQLGFIPVVFVPYCPGNDETDSENMKDMFPSAMPVPYACDTCGLQTGKIETKLLSVNQLGNIENLREALRQAKLGFLNVSARRRTERRGAKSRHVK; encoded by the exons GTGATTGCCACATCTCTGTTGCAATACACACAGCAACAAGGAAGTAGGCAGAGTAGAGAAGTAATATTGAACATCAGTGACGAGCAGAAAATTCAATACCTAAATCAAGATTTCTATTCGA ATGCATATAATTATGGCTATGAAGTAAGTCCCAACGGACAATTTCATCACGAGGTACGCGGTCCAGACGACATCACGTATGGATGCTATGGATATATTGATCCATTTGGAAAGCTGAAAACAACGTTCTACATCAGCGATGGTTGGGGATATCGAGTTGTTCAACCAGGAAACTCGGTTGAATTGTTCCTTCATGAACACGAACATCACCACGAAGATGACACAGGACAACATCATCAGGAACATGATGATCATCACGATCATCATGGGGTGATTACAGAATGGGCAAATTTGTATTTCCCAGAAATATGTAGACAATTCGATGGAACAGGTTCCGGATCAAACGTCATACCAATACCAG GATATCCTGGAATGCCGGAAAAACCATCACAACCAGGATATCCAGGCAAACCAGGAACTCCTGGTATACCTGGCACACCAGGAACGCCAGGACAACCCGGCTATCCTGGAACACCACCACAACCTGGATACCCAGGAACGCCTGGAACACCAGGTACACCGGGAACGCCAGGACAACCCGGCTATCCTGGAACACCACCACAACCCGGATACCCAGGCAAACCCGGAACACCTGGCACCCCTGGCACACCTGGAACGCCAGGACAACCCGGCTATCCTGGAACACCACCACAAC CTGGATACCCAGGCAAACCCGGAACACCTGGCACCCCTGGCACACCTGGAACGCCAGGACAACCCGGCTATCCTGGAACAC CACCACAACCCGGATACCCAGGCAAACCCGGAACAC CCGGTACACCCGGAACACCAGGAACGCCAGGACAACCCGGCTATCCTGGAACACCACCACAACCCGGATACCCAGGCAAACCCGGAACACCCGGTACACCCGGAACACCAGGAACGCCAGGACAACCCGGCTATCCTGGAACACCACCACAACCTGGATACCCAGGCACGCCTGGAATACCAGGTACACCGGGAACACCGGGATATCCTGGAACACCACCCCAACCTGGATATCCAGGCAAACCCGGAACACCTGGCACTC CTGGCACGCCTGGTACACCAGGATCACCAGGACAACCTGGCTATCCTGAAAAACCACCTCAGCCGGGATACCCAGGCAAACCTGGAGCACCTGGTACCCCTGGTACGCCCGGAACGCCAGGAAAACCCGGCTACCCCGGAAAACCGCCGCAGCCTGGATACCCAGGCAAACCCGGAACACCTGGCACTCCAGGCACACCTGGAACGCCAGGACAACCCGGCTATCCTGGAACACCACCCCAACCTGGATATCCAGGCACACCTGGAATAC CTGGCACTCCTGGCACACCCGGAACACCACCTCAAC CTGGTTATCCTGGAACGCCACCTCAACCTGGATATCCTGGCACACCTGGAACACCTGGCACTCCTGGCACACCCGGAACACCACCTCAGCCTGGATATCCAGGCAAGCCTGGCACACCTGGAACGCCTGGTACACCCGGAACGCCAGGGCAACCTGGCTACCCTGGAACACCGCCGCAACCTGGATACCCGGGCACACCTGGAACGCCTGGAACTCCTGGCACACCCGGAACGCCTGGGCAAC CTGGTTATCCTGGAACGCCACCTCAACATGGATATCCTGGCACACCTGGAACACCTGGCACTCCTGGCACACCCGGAAAACCACCTCAGCCTGGATATCCAGGCAAGCCTGGCACACCTGGAACGCCTGGTACACCCGGAACGCCAGGGCAACCTGGCTACCCTGGAACACCGCCGCAACCTGGATACCCGGGCACACCTGGAACGCCTGGCACTCCTGGCACACCCGGAACACCACCTCAGCCTGGATACCCAGGCAAGCCTGGCACACCCGGAACGCCTGGGCAACCTGGCTACCCTGGAACACCATCGCAACCTGGATACCCGGGCACACCTGGAACGCCTGGATACCCAGGCAAGCCTGGCACACCTGGCACTCCTGACACAC CCGGAACGCCAGGGCAACCCGGATTCCCCGGAATACCACCTCAACCTGGATACCCCGGAACGCCTGGAATACCCGGTGGCCCAGCGCATCCAGGTTATCCTGGTACACCAGGAATTCCGGGCAAACCTGGGAAACCTGGGAAACCGGGGAAACCTGGTAAACCTGGGAAACCTGGCGTCCCAGCAATTCCAGAACAACCACCATATCCTGGTTCATCCGAAACTCCAGAAACTCCCGGCATACCATATCCACCGCCATATCCACCATCTCCTGAATATCCCGTCTCCCCTGGTAGTCCAGGGGCTCCCGGATTGCCTGGAATACCCGGAATACCAGGTAAACCTGGCAGACCTGGCAAACCTGGCAAACCTGCCAAACCAAGCAAACCTGGACATCCATCACATCCTGGTTACCCTGGAAGTCCCGGTTCACCAGGTAGTCCGGGTCATCCTGGTTCTCCTGGTACGCCAGGACATCCTGGCACTCCCGGGACACCAGGAACTCCTGGAATACCCGGCACACCACCAATACCTCCACGTCCAGGTTATCCCGGCATCCCTGGTACACCGGGAATTCCCGGAACACCCGGAACTCCACCAATACCTCCACAGCCAG GTTATCCCGGCATCCCTGGTACACCAGGAATTCCCGGAACACCCGGAACTCCACCAATACCTCCACAGCCAGGTTATCCCGGCATCCCTGGTACACCAGGAATTCCCGGAACACCCGGAACTCCACCAATAC CTCCACAGCCAGGTTATCCCGGCATCCCTGGTACACCAGGAATTCCCGGAACACCCGGAACTCCACCAATACCTCCACAGCCAGGTTATCCCGGCATCCCTGGTACACCAGGAATTCCCGGAACTCCCGGAACTCCACCAATACCTCCTCAGCCAGGTTATCCCGGCATCCCTGGTACACCAGGAATTCCCGGAACACCCGGAACTCCACCAATACCTCCACAGCCAGGTTATCCCGGCATCCCTGGTACACCAGGAATTCCCGGAACACCCGGAACTCCACCAATACCTCCACAGCCAGGTTATCCCGGCATCCCTGGTACACCGGGAATTCCCGGAACACCCGGAACTCCACCAATACCTCCACAACCAGGTTATCCCGGTACCCCCGGTACGCCAGGAACTCCTGGAATACCAGGTATACCTGGAAAACCTGGTAAACCTGGCAAGCCGGGCAGGCCAGGAAAACCTGGGGTTCCACCTGTCCCACCACAACCAGGATACCCTGGAACACCGCCATATCCAGAGATCCCTGGAAAGCCTGGGAAACCTGGACATCATGGACATCCCGGATCATCAACCCCAG ATCAGCCTCCATATCCCCCATATCCAGGATATCCTCCCGGGCATGAAGGCCCAATTGGTGGTGTAGGTCCAGATGGTCCCAATGGCCCATGGCCCAATGGTCCGGATGGTCCTCAAGGACCAAGTGGTCCAGGTGGACCAGGCGGACCAGGCGGGCCAGGTGGCCCTGAAGGTGGAATTGGAGGAGTAGGAGGTATAGGTGGCGATGGACCTCCTGGTCCAGATGGTCCATGGCCGACAGGTTCGCCCGGTCCAGATGGGCCATGGCCTGGTGATCCCGACTACGTGCCTGGAGCTCACCCAACAATTCGTCCACACTACGAAGGGCCAATTAAGATTCAATATCCCATTAAGTATTACGAACCTACGACGCCGACCTCTTATGTTTATCCGTTGTATGGACAGAAGCAAGTAGAACGGTTAACCTCTAACTCTAAGTTcgaattgaaatatttcaataatgaaACTTCGAAGGAAGGCTACGAAAAGAACGTCGAATCTACAACGTTTACATATCCAAGCAAAATAAGCGGTCCCATAGGAGTGAAGGATACATATATAGACTCGCAGTTTGGAAATCGATCCCAGAGACCCGGCTATCAGACAGGACAAGTGAACCAAAATGCGGACGAAATTAATTCCTTGCTGCAAACGCAACGAAAGGAATTGCGTAAATACACAGAACAGGAAGACCAAAGTAACTACGAAGATCTTAAGAAAATTGTATCGCAAATTCCTCAAACTGTTTACGACGAAGTAGGTCCTACCACTAGTGAGAAATACTCCAGCCGAGAGAGATTGCAACAGAGCTCTCGCGAGAATCGTAAATATCCCCAACAAGTGACGAAATTGAGCGAACCGGTGATTCGAATAGAAACGAGCCCCGAAGAAAATACTGCCGCGCTTATCAAACAGGTAAACCAATTATCTGAAAAATCTAGCGAACCGAACTTCGAGTTCGCTGCGATCGGTGTTCAGCCACCGAATCCGATCAATATCAAGCCCTACGAGCAGTCTGTAGGGCCAGACCCTGAAACCTGTCCCTGTTACCTTGTCGAGCCTGGAAACGATACAGTCACAACCACGAGCACGACATCCATTCCTCTCATTGGTCAGCTTGGCTTCATTCCAGTAGTATTTGTACCATACTGTCCGGGCAACGACGAGACGGACAGCGAAAACATGAAAGACATGTTCCCCTCTGCAATGCCTGTCCCATATGCATGCGACACGTGCGGTTTGCAAACCGGAAAAATCGAAACGAAGCTTCTCAGCGTGAATCAGCTTGGCAATATAGAGAATCTTCGCGAGGCCTTGCGGCAAGCAAAACTTGGCTTTTTAAATGTTTCAGCACGGCGTCGGACGGAAAGGAGGGGGGCGAAGAGTCGGCACGTCAAGTGA
- the LOC126920895 gene encoding collagen alpha-5(IV) chain-like isoform X30, with translation MLGRVRAAFFSLVIATSLLQYTQQQGSRQSREVILNISDEQKIQYLNQDFYSNAYNYGYEVSPNGQFHHEVRGPDDITYGCYGYIDPFGKLKTTFYISDGWGYRVVQPGNSVELFLHEHEHHHEDDTGQHHQEHDDHHDHHGVITEWANLYFPEICRQFDGTGSGSNVIPIPGYPGMPEKPSQPGYPGKPGTPGIPGTPGTPGQPGYPGTPPQPGYPGTPGTPGTPGTPGYPGTPPQPGYPGKPGTPGTPGTPGTPGQPGYPGTPPKPGYPGKPGTPGTPGTPGTPGQPGYPGTPPQPGYPGEPGTPGTPGTPGTPGQPGYPGTPPQPGYPGKPGTPGTPGTPGTPGQPGYPGTPPQPGYPGTPGIPGTPGTPGYPGTPPQPGYPGKPGTPGTPGTPGTPGSPGQPGYPEKPPQPGYPGKPGAPGTPGTPGTPGKPGYPGKPPQPGYPGKPGTPGTPGTPGTPGQPGYPGTPPQPGYPGTPGIPGTPGTPGTPPQPGYPGTPPQPGYPGTPGTPGTPGTPGTPPQPGYPGKPGTPGTPGTPGTPGQPGYPGTPPQPGYPGTPGTPGTPGTPGTPGQPGYPGTPPQHGYPGTPGTPGTPGTPGKPPQPGYPGKPGTPGTPGTPGTPGQPGYPGTPPQPGYPGTPGTPGTPGTPGTPPQPGYPGKPGTPGTPGQPGYPGTPSQPGYPGTPGTPGYPGKPGTPGTPDTPGTPGQPGFPGIPPQPGYPGTPGIPGGPAHPGYPGTPGIPGKPGKPGKPGKPGKPGKPGVPAIPEQPPYPGSSETPETPGIPYPPPYPPSPEYPVSPGSPGAPGLPGIPGIPGKPGRPGKPGKPAKPSKPGHPSHPGYPGSPGSPGSPGHPGSPGTPGHPGTPGTPGTPGIPGTPPIPPRPGYPGIPGTPGIPGTPGTPPIPPQPGYPGIPGTPGIPGTPGTPPIPPQPGYPGIPGTPGIPGTPGTPPIPPQPGYPGIPGTPGIPGTPGTPPIPPQPGYPGIPGTPGIPGTPGTPPIPPQPGYPGIPGTPGIPGTPGTPPIPPQPGYPGIPGTPGIPGTPGTPPIPPQPGYPGIPGTPGIPGTPGTPPIPPQPGYPGTPGTPGTPGIPGIPGKPGKPGKPGRPGKPGVPPVPPQPGYPGTPPYPEIPGKPGKPGHHGHPGSSTPDQPPYPPYPGYPPGHEGPIGGVGPDGPNGPWPNGPDGPQGPSGPGGPGGPGGPGGPEGGIGGVGGIGGDGPPGPDGPWPTGSPGPDGPWPGDPDYVPGAHPTIRPHYEGPIKIQYPIKYYEPTTPTSYVYPLYGQKQVERLTSNSKFELKYFNNETSKEGYEKNVESTTFTYPSKISGPIGVKDTYIDSQFGNRSQRPGYQTGQVNQNADEINSLLQTQRKELRKYTEQEDQSNYEDLKKIVSQIPQTVYDEVGPTTSEKYSSRERLQQSSRENRKYPQQVTKLSEPVIRIETSPEENTAALIKQVNQLSEKSSEPNFEFAAIGVQPPNPINIKPYEQSVGPDPETCPCYLVEPGNDTVTTTSTTSIPLIGQLGFIPVVFVPYCPGNDETDSENMKDMFPSAMPVPYACDTCGLQTGKIETKLLSVNQLGNIENLREALRQAKLGFLNVSARRRTERRGAKSRHVK, from the exons GTGATTGCCACATCTCTGTTGCAATACACACAGCAACAAGGAAGTAGGCAGAGTAGAGAAGTAATATTGAACATCAGTGACGAGCAGAAAATTCAATACCTAAATCAAGATTTCTATTCGA ATGCATATAATTATGGCTATGAAGTAAGTCCCAACGGACAATTTCATCACGAGGTACGCGGTCCAGACGACATCACGTATGGATGCTATGGATATATTGATCCATTTGGAAAGCTGAAAACAACGTTCTACATCAGCGATGGTTGGGGATATCGAGTTGTTCAACCAGGAAACTCGGTTGAATTGTTCCTTCATGAACACGAACATCACCACGAAGATGACACAGGACAACATCATCAGGAACATGATGATCATCACGATCATCATGGGGTGATTACAGAATGGGCAAATTTGTATTTCCCAGAAATATGTAGACAATTCGATGGAACAGGTTCCGGATCAAACGTCATACCAATACCAG GATATCCTGGAATGCCGGAAAAACCATCACAACCAGGATATCCAGGCAAACCAGGAACTCCTGGTATACCTGGCACACCAGGAACGCCAGGACAACCCGGCTATCCTGGAACACCACCACAACCTGGATACCCAGGAACGCCTGGAACACCAG GTACACCGGGAACACCGGGATATCCTGGAACACCACCCCAACCCGGATATCCAGGCAAACCCGGAACACCTGGCACTCCTGGCACACCTGGAACGCCAGGACAACCCGGCTATCCTGGAACACCACCCAAACCTGGATACCCAGGCAAACCCGGAACAC CTGGCACACCAGGCACAC CTGGAACGCCAGGACAACCCGGCTATCCTGGAACACCACCACAACCCGGATACCCAGGCGAACCCGGAACACCCGGTACACCCGGAACACCAGGAACGCCAGGACAACCCGGCTATCCTGGAACACCACCACAACCCGGATACCCAGGCAAACCCGGAACACCCGGTACACCCGGAACACCAGGAACGCCAGGACAACCCGGCTATCCTGGAACACCACCACAACCTGGATACCCAGGCACGCCTGGAATACCAGGTACACCGGGAACACCGGGATATCCTGGAACACCACCCCAACCTGGATATCCAGGCAAACCCGGAACACCTGGCACTC CTGGCACGCCTGGTACACCAGGATCACCAGGACAACCTGGCTATCCTGAAAAACCACCTCAGCCGGGATACCCAGGCAAACCTGGAGCACCTGGTACCCCTGGTACGCCCGGAACGCCAGGAAAACCCGGCTACCCCGGAAAACCGCCGCAGCCTGGATACCCAGGCAAACCCGGAACACCTGGCACTCCAGGCACACCTGGAACGCCAGGACAACCCGGCTATCCTGGAACACCACCCCAACCTGGATATCCAGGCACACCTGGAATAC CTGGCACTCCTGGCACACCCGGAACACCACCTCAAC CTGGTTATCCTGGAACGCCACCTCAACCTGGATATCCTGGCACACCTGGAACACCTGGCACTCCTGGCACACCCGGAACACCACCTCAGCCTGGATATCCAGGCAAGCCTGGCACACCTGGAACGCCTGGTACACCCGGAACGCCAGGGCAACCTGGCTACCCTGGAACACCGCCGCAACCTGGATACCCGGGCACACCTGGAACGCCTGGAACTCCTGGCACACCCGGAACGCCTGGGCAAC CTGGTTATCCTGGAACGCCACCTCAACATGGATATCCTGGCACACCTGGAACACCTGGCACTCCTGGCACACCCGGAAAACCACCTCAGCCTGGATATCCAGGCAAGCCTGGCACACCTGGAACGCCTGGTACACCCGGAACGCCAGGGCAACCTGGCTACCCTGGAACACCGCCGCAACCTGGATACCCGGGCACACCTGGAACGCCTGGCACTCCTGGCACACCCGGAACACCACCTCAGCCTGGATACCCAGGCAAGCCTGGCACACCCGGAACGCCTGGGCAACCTGGCTACCCTGGAACACCATCGCAACCTGGATACCCGGGCACACCTGGAACGCCTGGATACCCAGGCAAGCCTGGCACACCTGGCACTCCTGACACAC CCGGAACGCCAGGGCAACCCGGATTCCCCGGAATACCACCTCAACCTGGATACCCCGGAACGCCTGGAATACCCGGTGGCCCAGCGCATCCAGGTTATCCTGGTACACCAGGAATTCCGGGCAAACCTGGGAAACCTGGGAAACCGGGGAAACCTGGTAAACCTGGGAAACCTGGCGTCCCAGCAATTCCAGAACAACCACCATATCCTGGTTCATCCGAAACTCCAGAAACTCCCGGCATACCATATCCACCGCCATATCCACCATCTCCTGAATATCCCGTCTCCCCTGGTAGTCCAGGGGCTCCCGGATTGCCTGGAATACCCGGAATACCAGGTAAACCTGGCAGACCTGGCAAACCTGGCAAACCTGCCAAACCAAGCAAACCTGGACATCCATCACATCCTGGTTACCCTGGAAGTCCCGGTTCACCAGGTAGTCCGGGTCATCCTGGTTCTCCTGGTACGCCAGGACATCCTGGCACTCCCGGGACACCAGGAACTCCTGGAATACCCGGCACACCACCAATACCTCCACGTCCAGGTTATCCCGGCATCCCTGGTACACCGGGAATTCCCGGAACACCCGGAACTCCACCAATACCTCCACAGCCAG GTTATCCCGGCATCCCTGGTACACCAGGAATTCCCGGAACACCCGGAACTCCACCAATACCTCCACAGCCAGGTTATCCCGGCATCCCTGGTACACCAGGAATTCCCGGAACACCCGGAACTCCACCAATAC CTCCACAGCCAGGTTATCCCGGCATCCCTGGTACACCAGGAATTCCCGGAACACCCGGAACTCCACCAATACCTCCACAGCCAGGTTATCCCGGCATCCCTGGTACACCAGGAATTCCCGGAACTCCCGGAACTCCACCAATACCTCCTCAGCCAGGTTATCCCGGCATCCCTGGTACACCAGGAATTCCCGGAACACCCGGAACTCCACCAATACCTCCACAGCCAGGTTATCCCGGCATCCCTGGTACACCAGGAATTCCCGGAACACCCGGAACTCCACCAATACCTCCACAGCCAGGTTATCCCGGCATCCCTGGTACACCGGGAATTCCCGGAACACCCGGAACTCCACCAATACCTCCACAACCAGGTTATCCCGGTACCCCCGGTACGCCAGGAACTCCTGGAATACCAGGTATACCTGGAAAACCTGGTAAACCTGGCAAGCCGGGCAGGCCAGGAAAACCTGGGGTTCCACCTGTCCCACCACAACCAGGATACCCTGGAACACCGCCATATCCAGAGATCCCTGGAAAGCCTGGGAAACCTGGACATCATGGACATCCCGGATCATCAACCCCAG ATCAGCCTCCATATCCCCCATATCCAGGATATCCTCCCGGGCATGAAGGCCCAATTGGTGGTGTAGGTCCAGATGGTCCCAATGGCCCATGGCCCAATGGTCCGGATGGTCCTCAAGGACCAAGTGGTCCAGGTGGACCAGGCGGACCAGGCGGGCCAGGTGGCCCTGAAGGTGGAATTGGAGGAGTAGGAGGTATAGGTGGCGATGGACCTCCTGGTCCAGATGGTCCATGGCCGACAGGTTCGCCCGGTCCAGATGGGCCATGGCCTGGTGATCCCGACTACGTGCCTGGAGCTCACCCAACAATTCGTCCACACTACGAAGGGCCAATTAAGATTCAATATCCCATTAAGTATTACGAACCTACGACGCCGACCTCTTATGTTTATCCGTTGTATGGACAGAAGCAAGTAGAACGGTTAACCTCTAACTCTAAGTTcgaattgaaatatttcaataatgaaACTTCGAAGGAAGGCTACGAAAAGAACGTCGAATCTACAACGTTTACATATCCAAGCAAAATAAGCGGTCCCATAGGAGTGAAGGATACATATATAGACTCGCAGTTTGGAAATCGATCCCAGAGACCCGGCTATCAGACAGGACAAGTGAACCAAAATGCGGACGAAATTAATTCCTTGCTGCAAACGCAACGAAAGGAATTGCGTAAATACACAGAACAGGAAGACCAAAGTAACTACGAAGATCTTAAGAAAATTGTATCGCAAATTCCTCAAACTGTTTACGACGAAGTAGGTCCTACCACTAGTGAGAAATACTCCAGCCGAGAGAGATTGCAACAGAGCTCTCGCGAGAATCGTAAATATCCCCAACAAGTGACGAAATTGAGCGAACCGGTGATTCGAATAGAAACGAGCCCCGAAGAAAATACTGCCGCGCTTATCAAACAGGTAAACCAATTATCTGAAAAATCTAGCGAACCGAACTTCGAGTTCGCTGCGATCGGTGTTCAGCCACCGAATCCGATCAATATCAAGCCCTACGAGCAGTCTGTAGGGCCAGACCCTGAAACCTGTCCCTGTTACCTTGTCGAGCCTGGAAACGATACAGTCACAACCACGAGCACGACATCCATTCCTCTCATTGGTCAGCTTGGCTTCATTCCAGTAGTATTTGTACCATACTGTCCGGGCAACGACGAGACGGACAGCGAAAACATGAAAGACATGTTCCCCTCTGCAATGCCTGTCCCATATGCATGCGACACGTGCGGTTTGCAAACCGGAAAAATCGAAACGAAGCTTCTCAGCGTGAATCAGCTTGGCAATATAGAGAATCTTCGCGAGGCCTTGCGGCAAGCAAAACTTGGCTTTTTAAATGTTTCAGCACGGCGTCGGACGGAAAGGAGGGGGGCGAAGAGTCGGCACGTCAAGTGA